A stretch of Lactuca sativa cultivar Salinas chromosome 6, Lsat_Salinas_v11, whole genome shotgun sequence DNA encodes these proteins:
- the LOC122194838 gene encoding LOW QUALITY PROTEIN: NAD(P)H-quinone oxidoreductase chain 4, chloroplastic (The sequence of the model RefSeq protein was modified relative to this genomic sequence to represent the inferred CDS: inserted 2 bases in 2 codons; substituted 7 bases at 7 genomic stop codons), with protein sequence MTKEYEPSTYDHHELNYNQIALGCFAICQLKGAIFSVFVIAITTAEVASGLAFVSSIYPCLPRKVFLVQVYLFFTAKKFPXLTIIVVLPIFACSFILFLLHKGNRVIRWYTICICMLELLLTNYAFCYNFQPDNPLIQLVEDYKCINFSDFRWILGIDGLSIGPILLAGFITTLATLVVWPINRDSRLFHFFMLAMYNGQIXSCLLISFYVFIMWKLXLIXVYLLLSMXGGMKRLYSATQFILYMTRGSIFLLMGVMGVGLXGSNEATLYFETLVTQSYPVALEIIIYIGSFNVFAIKLPILXLHTWLPDIHIDAHYSTCMLLKMGAYGLIWINMELLRHAHSIFSPWLMIVGTIQIIYATSSSPDQRNLKKKKRIAXSSVSHMGLILIXIASIIDTGRNGAILQIIYHGFIGAALFLLVGTSYDRICLV encoded by the exons tTGTCAACTAAAAGGAGCCATTTTCTCCGTTTTTGTTATTGCTATTACAACTGCTGAAGTTGCTAGTGGACTCGCTTTTGTTTCATCAATTTATC cATGTCTACCACGTAAG GTTTTTCTGGTCCAAGTGTATCTTTTCTTTACCGCAAAAAAATTTCCTTGATTAACAATAATTGTAGTTTTACCAATATTTGCATGTTCCTTTATTTTATTTCTTCTACATAAAGGAAATAGGGTCATTAGGTGGTATACTATATGTATATGCATGTTAGAACTTCTTCTAACAAACTATGCATTCTGTTATAATTTTCAACCGGACAATCCATTAATCCAACTAGTAGAGGATTATAAATGTATCAATTTTTCTGATTTCCGTTGGATATTAGGAATAGATGGACTGTCTATAGGACCCATTTTATTAGCAGGATTTATCACTACTCTCGCTACTTTAGTAGTCTGGCCTATTAATCGGGATTCTCGATTATTCCATTTTTTTATGTTAGCAATGTACAATGGTCAAATATGATCATGTCTTCTCATATCCTTTTATGTTTTCATCATGTGGAAATTATAATTAA TGGTTTATCTACTTCTATCCATGTAGGGAGGAATGAAACGTCTTTACTCAGCCACACAATTTATTTTGTACATGACGAGAGGTTCCATTTTTCTCTTAATGGGAGTTATGGGTGTTGGTTTATAAGGTTCTAATGAAGCAACACTATATTTTGAAACATTAGTGACTCAGTCATATCCTGTCGCTTTGGAAATAATAATCTATATTGGATCTTTTAATGTTTTTGCTATCAAATTACCGATTT GCCTACATACATGGTTACCAGATATCCACATAGATGCACATTACAGTACATGTATGCTTCTAAAAATGGGAGCGTATGGATTGATCTGGATTAATATGGAATTATTACGACACGCTCATTCTATATTTTCTCCTTGGTTGATGATAGTAGGTACAATACAAATCATCTATGCAACTTCATCATCTCCCGACCAacgcaatttaaaaaaaaaaaaaagaatagccTAGTCCTCAGTATCTCATATGGGTTTAATACTTATATGAATTGCTTCTATAATCGATACGGGACGCAATGGAGCTATTTTACAAATAATATATCATGGGTTTATTGGTGCTGCACTTTTTTTGTTGGTAGGAACGAGTTATGATAGAATATGTCTTGTTTAA
- the LOC122194837 gene encoding F-box protein CPR1, whose amino-acid sequence MDINILDFNRGDNDVEKKTRILYNDIVDRWKGCSAAWLHPQEIAVTRLFGNSVSPNFAASSPPFVLLLFYMDSLGCSKQHRVTVWNFPDDILLNIFIQLPAKQLAQMRCLSKSWNALLSVPSFIKSHLHRSIQNNKNDGILLFFTKPFSFDSKPFIARPYRSPNLELTNFIKLPVKPQSENSRGKVIGSVNGLICFKYGSNHKPKHTLCKRDPDSYFIYGSDHGSEDIYIWNPSLSALLTLPPYSMPSHSIQQFFRLGFDPKTDDYKVVKITRRLLILPNAIAYMEWLPVEIYSMRKGSWKFITQRVPLHYQEIYDFDYLCVDGHVGHLHWHGGYYLGKLVSKTILAFDLDAETFSEITLPDSVNGDNVNNVSTIIGVLDGKLCAISKAHPDYECVVWVMDEYGVAESWVKHHVFPSFRGDIYPYGFTLQNEFLFQLSFRVSRFSHALYDPVAAKTKIFKFVTYMDREKVVDYVDSLVWCFSFHQSL is encoded by the exons ATGGACATAAATATTCTAGATTTTAATAGAGGAGACAACGATGTGGAAAAGAAGACAAGAATTCTCTACAATGACATTGTAGACCGATGGAAGGGATGTAGTGCTGCATGGTTGCAC CCACAAGAGATCGCGGTGACCCGCCTTTTTGGAAACTCTGTTTCGCCAAACTTTGCCGCTTCTTCGCCACCCTTTGTCCTCCTGCTATTTTATATG GATTCTCTAGGCTGTTCAAAACAACACCGAGTGACTGTGTGGAACTTCCCGGACGATATTTTATTAAACATATTCATTCAGTTACCGGCTAAACAGCTTGCTCAGATGAGATGTCTCTCCAAATCTTGGAATGCACTTTTATCTGTACCCTCTTTCATAAAATCCCACCTTCATCGCTCAATCCAAAACAACAAAAACGATGGAATTCTATTGTTCTTTACCAAGCCATTTTCTTTCGACTCTAAACCATTCATAGCACGCCCTTATCGATCTCCCAATCTGGAACTCACTAATTTCATCAAGCTCCCAGTTAAACCCCAATCTGAAAATAGTCGTGGCAAAGTCATTGGATCTGTTAACGGCTTAATATGCTTTAAATACGGATCAAATCATAAGCCCAAACATACGTTGTGCAAAAGAGATCCTGATTCTTATTTTATTTATGGATCAGATCATGGTTCTGAGGACATTTACATATGGAACCCTTCCCTCTCTGCCTTGTTAACTCTCCCACCATATTCTATGCCTTCCCATTCCATCCAACAGTTTTTTCGACTTGGATTTGATCCCAAAACTGATGATTATAAAGTTGTGAAGATTACACGACGTCTTTTGATATTACCAAACGCAATTGCCTATATGGAGTGGCTTCCGGTTGAGATTTATAGCATGAGAAAGGGTTCATGGAAGTTCATCACTCAACGTGTTCCATTGCACTACCAAGAAATTTACGATTTTGATTATCTCTGTGTAGATGGCCATGTCGGCCATCTTCATTGGCATGGTGGTTATTATTTAGGGAAGTTGGTTTCAAAAACCATATTGGCATTTGATTTGGATGCAGAGACTTTCAGTGAGATAACTCTTCCAGATTCTGTCAACGGTGATAATGTGAATAATGTCTCCACGATCATAGGAGTTTTGGACGGAAAACTATGTGCGATATCAAAGGCCCACCCAGATTATGAGTGTGTGGTGTGGGTTATGGATGAATATGGGGTGGCTGAGTCATGGGTGAAACATCATGTCTTTCCTTCTTTTAGAGGTGATATATATCCATATGGATTTACATTACAAAATGAGTTTCTTTTTCAACTTAGTTTTCGAGTTTCAAGATTTAGCCATGCTTTATACGATCCAGTTGCAGCCAAGACTAAAATCTTCAAGTTTGTTACTTATATGGATAGAGAAAAAGTTGTTGATTATGTCGACAGTCTTGTTTGG TGTTTTAGTTTCCATCAAAGTCTTTAG